A region of Pseudarthrobacter sp. NIBRBAC000502770 DNA encodes the following proteins:
- a CDS encoding sarcosine oxidase subunit beta family protein produces MSAPHLPEHPDFLWRNPEPKSSYDAVIVGGGGHGLATAYFLAKNHGMTNIAVLEKGWLAGGNMARNTTIIRSNYLWDESAAIYEHALKLWEILPEELEYDFLFSQRGVMNLAHTLGDVRESIRRVGANKLNGVDAEWLDPQQVKELCPILNIRDNIRYPVMGATYQPRAGIAKHDHVAWAFARKCDEMGVDIIQNCEVTGFLKDGNRVVGVKTNRGTINTEKVGLAAAGHSSVLAEMAGFQLPIQSHPLQALVSELHEPVHPTVVMSNHVHVYVSQAHKGELVMGAGVDSYNGYGQRGSFHVIEQQMAAAVELFPIFARAHVLRTWGGIVDTTLDASPIVGLTPVENMFVNCGWGTGGFKGTPAAGMTFAHTIATGAPHQLNKPFSLERFETGALIDEHGAAAVAH; encoded by the coding sequence GTGAGCGCCCCGCACCTTCCTGAGCACCCGGACTTCCTCTGGCGGAACCCGGAACCCAAGTCCTCCTACGACGCCGTGATCGTCGGCGGCGGCGGCCACGGCCTGGCCACCGCCTACTTCCTGGCCAAGAACCACGGCATGACCAACATCGCCGTCCTGGAAAAGGGCTGGCTGGCCGGTGGCAACATGGCGCGGAACACCACCATCATCCGCTCCAACTACCTCTGGGACGAGAGCGCCGCCATCTACGAGCACGCCCTCAAGCTCTGGGAAATCCTGCCCGAGGAACTCGAGTACGACTTCCTGTTCAGCCAGCGCGGCGTGATGAACCTGGCCCACACCCTGGGCGACGTGCGGGAAAGCATCCGCCGCGTCGGCGCCAACAAGCTCAACGGCGTGGACGCGGAATGGCTGGACCCGCAGCAGGTCAAGGAACTCTGCCCCATCCTGAACATCCGCGACAACATCCGGTACCCCGTCATGGGCGCCACCTACCAGCCCCGCGCCGGCATCGCCAAGCACGACCACGTGGCCTGGGCCTTCGCCCGCAAGTGCGACGAAATGGGCGTGGACATCATCCAGAACTGCGAGGTGACCGGCTTCCTGAAGGACGGCAACCGCGTCGTGGGCGTCAAGACCAACCGCGGCACCATCAACACCGAAAAGGTGGGCCTGGCCGCCGCCGGCCACAGCTCCGTCCTGGCCGAAATGGCCGGATTCCAGCTCCCCATCCAGTCCCACCCCCTGCAGGCACTGGTCTCGGAACTGCACGAGCCCGTCCACCCCACGGTGGTCATGTCCAACCACGTGCACGTCTATGTCTCCCAGGCGCACAAGGGCGAACTGGTCATGGGCGCCGGCGTGGACTCCTACAACGGCTACGGCCAGCGCGGCTCGTTCCACGTGATCGAGCAGCAAATGGCGGCCGCCGTCGAGCTCTTCCCCATCTTCGCCCGGGCCCACGTGCTCCGGACCTGGGGCGGGATCGTCGATACCACCCTGGACGCCTCACCGATCGTGGGCCTGACCCCCGTGGAGAACATGTTCGTGAACTGCGGCTGGGGTACCGGCGGGTTCAAGGGAACCCCTGCCGCGGGCATGACCTTCGCCCACACCATTGCCACCGGCGCCCCGCACCAGCTGAACAAGCCGTTCTCGCTGGAACGCTTCGAAACCGGCGCCCTCATCGACGAACACGGCGCTGCCGCCGTGGCCCACTAG
- a CDS encoding GntR family transcriptional regulator codes for MSVTLENHLAGDGDLSLSEQAYRHLRDRLIMLDIRPGEAINDGKLAAELGIGRTPVREALKRLESDHLVVSYPRRGTFATIVDITELADVSELRESLEPLAARRAAKLATPALRREIRETAAAISTMGDDDDAYDLMRYDIKVHRLIYRAAANAHLEDVLIRYDNLATRIWCMVLEKVPSVASHIAEHVELLEAVADGDADRAGKLALEHVTSFEQAIRNVL; via the coding sequence ATGAGCGTCACATTAGAGAACCACCTGGCCGGCGACGGGGACCTCTCACTCTCCGAACAGGCCTACCGGCACCTCCGGGACCGGCTCATCATGCTGGACATCAGGCCGGGCGAGGCGATCAACGACGGCAAGCTGGCCGCCGAACTGGGGATCGGCCGCACGCCGGTCCGGGAAGCCCTCAAGCGGCTGGAAAGTGACCACCTGGTGGTGTCCTATCCCCGCCGCGGAACGTTTGCCACCATCGTCGACATCACCGAACTGGCAGACGTCTCAGAGCTGCGCGAGTCCTTGGAACCTCTGGCCGCCCGCCGCGCCGCCAAGCTGGCAACGCCGGCACTGCGGAGGGAAATCCGGGAAACCGCGGCAGCGATTTCCACCATGGGCGATGACGACGATGCCTACGACCTCATGCGGTACGACATCAAGGTCCACCGGCTGATCTACCGGGCCGCCGCCAATGCGCACCTCGAGGACGTCCTGATCCGCTACGACAACCTGGCCACGCGCATCTGGTGCATGGTGCTGGAAAAAGTACCGTCCGTCGCGTCCCACATTGCCGAGCACGTTGAACTGCTGGAGGCAGTGGCCGACGGCGACGCGGACCGGGCCGGCAAGCTCGCCCTGGAGCATGTCACCAGTTTCGAGCAGGCCATCCGCAACGTGCTTTAG
- the glyA gene encoding serine hydroxymethyltransferase, producing the protein MQDVLNASLATVDADVAAAVAQELHRQQSTLEMIASENFAPTAVMEAQGSVLTNKYAEGYPGKRYYGGCEHVDVIEQLAIDRVKALFGAEFANVQPHSGAQANAAAMFALLNPGDTILGLSLAHGGHLTHGMKINFSGKLYNVVPYHVREEDLRIDMAEVEALALEHKPKLIVAGWSAYSRQLDFAEFRRIADLVGAYLMVDMAHFAGLVAAGLHPNPVPYADVVTTTTHKTLGGPRGGVILAKEEYAKKINSAVFPGQQGGPLEHVVAAKAVAFKLAAAPEFKERQERVLEGARLLADRLLQEDVAAAGISVVNGGTDVHLVLVDLRNSELDGQQGEDALHQIGITVNRNAVPFDPRPPMVSSGLRIGTPALAARGFGAAEFTEVADIIATALIASAGTGTLPGDTAVGLRARVTALAEKFPLYPHLSADANLAGIEADLIGAAQ; encoded by the coding sequence ATGCAGGACGTACTGAACGCCTCGCTCGCCACGGTCGACGCCGACGTCGCCGCCGCTGTGGCACAGGAACTGCACCGCCAGCAGTCCACCCTGGAAATGATTGCGTCGGAGAACTTTGCTCCGACCGCCGTGATGGAAGCCCAGGGCTCGGTGCTCACCAACAAGTACGCCGAGGGATACCCGGGCAAGCGCTACTACGGCGGCTGCGAGCACGTGGACGTCATCGAACAGCTCGCCATTGACCGCGTGAAGGCACTGTTCGGTGCCGAGTTCGCCAACGTGCAGCCGCACTCCGGCGCCCAGGCCAACGCCGCCGCCATGTTCGCCCTGCTGAACCCGGGCGACACCATCCTGGGCCTCTCCCTGGCCCACGGCGGACACCTCACCCACGGCATGAAGATCAACTTCTCCGGCAAGCTCTACAACGTGGTTCCCTACCACGTCCGCGAGGAAGACCTCCGGATCGATATGGCCGAGGTGGAAGCGCTGGCCCTGGAACACAAGCCCAAGCTGATCGTTGCCGGCTGGTCCGCGTACTCCCGCCAGCTGGACTTCGCCGAGTTCCGCCGCATCGCGGACCTCGTGGGCGCCTACCTGATGGTGGACATGGCCCACTTCGCCGGCCTGGTAGCCGCCGGGCTGCACCCCAACCCCGTCCCGTACGCGGATGTGGTCACCACCACCACCCACAAGACCCTGGGCGGCCCCCGCGGCGGCGTCATCCTGGCCAAGGAAGAGTACGCCAAGAAGATCAACTCCGCCGTCTTCCCGGGCCAGCAGGGTGGCCCGCTGGAGCACGTTGTCGCCGCCAAGGCCGTGGCCTTCAAGCTCGCAGCAGCCCCCGAATTCAAGGAACGGCAGGAGCGCGTACTGGAAGGCGCCAGGCTGCTGGCCGACCGCCTCCTCCAGGAAGACGTCGCAGCCGCGGGCATTTCGGTTGTCAACGGCGGCACCGACGTCCACCTGGTCCTGGTGGACCTCCGCAACTCCGAACTGGATGGCCAGCAGGGTGAGGACGCGCTCCACCAGATCGGCATCACGGTCAACCGCAACGCCGTCCCCTTCGACCCCCGCCCGCCGATGGTTTCCTCCGGCCTCCGGATCGGCACCCCCGCCCTGGCCGCCCGCGGCTTCGGGGCCGCCGAGTTCACCGAGGTTGCGGACATCATCGCCACGGCTCTGATCGCCTCCGCCGGCACGGGCACCCTCCCGGGGGACACCGCCGTCGGACTCCGCGCACGCGTGACCGCCCTGGCCGAAAAGTTCCCCCTCTACCCGCACCTCTCCGCCGACGCCAACCTGGCCGGCATCGAGGCAGACCTGATTGGAGCCGCACAGTGA
- a CDS encoding sarcosine oxidase subunit delta, whose translation MLLIPCPNCGPRDETEFHYGGQAHVPYPENPNELSDTEWSRYLFYRENPKGIFAERWVHSTGCRQWFNMLRDTVSYDIKAVYPMGAKRPDRSPDGAPETGAASTGPDSTTTGSAAPSTSATSILSTTAPEGATK comes from the coding sequence ATGCTGCTGATCCCATGCCCCAACTGCGGCCCGCGGGACGAAACCGAATTCCACTACGGGGGACAGGCTCACGTTCCGTACCCCGAGAACCCCAACGAGCTGAGCGACACGGAGTGGTCCCGCTACCTCTTCTACCGGGAGAACCCCAAAGGCATCTTCGCCGAGCGCTGGGTCCACAGCACCGGCTGCCGCCAGTGGTTCAACATGCTCCGCGACACCGTGAGCTATGACATCAAGGCTGTCTACCCGATGGGGGCGAAGCGGCCCGACCGCTCCCCGGACGGCGCACCCGAAACCGGGGCCGCCAGCACCGGCCCTGACAGCACCACCACGGGAAGTGCGGCACCCAGCACCTCCGCCACGAGCATCCTCAGCACCACCGCCCCGGAAGGAGCGACCAAGTGA
- a CDS encoding 2Fe-2S iron-sulfur cluster-binding protein, protein MTSQNARLATGGRIDRTISWRFTVDGEEFTGHPGDTLASALLANGRIAAGNSLYEDRPRGIMSAGVEEANALVRVEARFPGHVAESMLPATTVSLVDGLQATLLNGLGKLDPEDDRAEYDKKYVHTDVLVIGGGPAGLAAAREAVRTGARVMLLDDQPELGGSLLSGSTAEGLAETIEGKPALEWVADVEAELVSGAESTVLNRTTAFGAYDANYVIAVQNRTDHLSSPAAAGVSRQRIWHIRASQVVVAPGAHERPLVFENNDRPGIMLASAVRSYLNRYGVAAGKRVVISTTNDSAYATAADLAAAGVKVAAVVDARPALTAVASAAVESGIRVLIGSAVANTSAGADGRLDGVTVRSINDDGELTSGVEQIAADLLAVSGGWSPLVHLHSQRQGKLRWDEELAAFVPSTEVPAQQTIGAGRGSFATEDCVAEGISAGAKAAIAAGFESAVEPSVSGDPKASAPTRQLWLVPGESGTPDDWHHHFVDFQRDQSVADVLRSTGAGMRSVEHIKRYTSISTANDQGKTSGVNAIGVIAAALRTAGEASRGIGDIGTTTYRAPFTPVAFAALAGRQRGELFDPARVTSIHPWHVAKGALFEDVGQWKRPWYYPQAGEDMDAAVLRECAAVRESVGFMDATTLGKIEIRGKDAGEFLNRMYTNAFKKLAPGSARYGVMCTPDGMIFDDGVTLRVDDETYFMTTTTGGAAKVLDWLEEWLQTEWPELDVQCTSVTEQWSTIAVVGPKSREVIARVAPELAANGGLDAEAFPFMTFRETTLASGVRARICRISFSGELAYEINVPAWYGLNTWESVAAAGAEFNITPYGTETMHVLRAEKGYPIVGQDTDGTVTPQDAGMEWIVSKAKDFIGKRSYTRSDAQREDRKHLVSVLPVDGTLRLPEGTQLVEKGRSTNPAYGPVPMEGFVTSSYHSAALGRSFGLALIKNGRNRIGETLVAAAGDQLVDVVVAETVLFDSEGTRKDG, encoded by the coding sequence GTGACCTCCCAGAACGCCCGCCTGGCTACCGGCGGCCGCATCGACCGCACCATCTCCTGGCGCTTCACCGTGGACGGCGAGGAGTTCACCGGCCACCCCGGTGACACCCTTGCCTCCGCGCTGCTGGCCAACGGCCGCATCGCCGCCGGCAACTCCCTCTACGAGGACCGCCCCCGAGGCATCATGTCCGCCGGGGTGGAAGAGGCCAACGCCCTGGTCCGCGTGGAAGCCCGCTTCCCCGGCCACGTTGCCGAATCCATGCTTCCCGCCACCACTGTCTCCCTGGTGGACGGACTCCAGGCCACCCTGCTCAACGGGTTGGGCAAGCTGGACCCGGAGGACGACCGCGCCGAATACGACAAGAAGTACGTCCACACCGACGTCCTGGTGATCGGCGGCGGCCCCGCCGGACTCGCCGCAGCCCGCGAGGCTGTCCGCACCGGCGCCAGGGTCATGCTCCTCGACGACCAGCCCGAACTCGGCGGCTCCCTGCTCTCCGGCTCCACCGCCGAGGGCCTGGCCGAGACCATCGAAGGCAAGCCGGCCCTTGAATGGGTGGCCGACGTCGAAGCCGAACTGGTTTCCGGCGCCGAATCCACGGTCCTGAACCGCACTACCGCGTTCGGCGCCTACGACGCCAACTACGTCATCGCCGTCCAGAACCGCACCGACCACCTCAGCAGCCCCGCAGCTGCAGGTGTGTCCCGCCAGCGTATTTGGCACATCCGTGCCAGCCAGGTGGTGGTCGCCCCGGGCGCCCACGAACGTCCGCTGGTGTTCGAGAACAACGACCGCCCCGGCATCATGCTCGCCTCCGCCGTGCGCAGCTACCTGAACCGTTACGGCGTGGCCGCCGGCAAGCGCGTGGTCATCAGCACCACCAATGACAGCGCCTACGCCACCGCCGCCGACCTCGCCGCCGCAGGCGTCAAGGTCGCCGCCGTGGTGGACGCCCGCCCGGCCCTCACTGCGGTGGCCAGCGCCGCCGTCGAATCCGGAATCCGGGTGCTCATCGGCAGCGCGGTGGCCAACACCTCCGCCGGCGCCGACGGCCGCCTGGACGGCGTGACCGTCCGCAGCATCAACGACGACGGCGAGCTCACCTCCGGCGTTGAGCAGATCGCAGCGGACCTGCTGGCTGTGTCCGGCGGCTGGAGCCCGCTGGTCCACCTGCACTCCCAGCGCCAGGGCAAGCTGCGCTGGGACGAAGAGCTGGCAGCCTTCGTGCCCAGCACCGAGGTCCCCGCCCAGCAGACCATTGGTGCCGGCCGCGGCTCCTTCGCCACCGAAGACTGCGTTGCGGAGGGCATCTCCGCCGGCGCCAAGGCGGCCATCGCCGCCGGCTTCGAATCCGCCGTCGAGCCGTCCGTGTCCGGCGACCCGAAGGCCTCCGCCCCCACCCGCCAGCTGTGGCTGGTGCCGGGCGAGAGCGGCACTCCGGATGACTGGCACCACCACTTCGTGGACTTCCAGCGCGACCAGTCCGTGGCGGACGTCCTTCGCTCCACGGGCGCGGGCATGCGTTCGGTGGAACACATCAAGCGGTACACCTCCATCAGCACCGCCAACGACCAGGGCAAGACCTCCGGCGTCAACGCCATTGGCGTCATCGCCGCGGCGCTCCGCACTGCCGGCGAGGCCTCCCGCGGCATCGGCGACATCGGCACCACCACCTACCGCGCGCCCTTCACCCCGGTGGCCTTCGCCGCACTGGCCGGACGCCAGCGCGGGGAACTGTTCGACCCCGCCCGCGTCACGTCGATCCACCCCTGGCACGTGGCCAAGGGCGCGCTGTTCGAAGACGTCGGACAGTGGAAGCGGCCCTGGTACTACCCGCAGGCCGGGGAAGACATGGATGCTGCCGTGCTGCGCGAATGCGCCGCCGTCCGCGAATCCGTGGGCTTCATGGACGCCACCACCCTGGGCAAGATCGAAATCCGCGGCAAGGACGCGGGGGAGTTCCTGAACCGGATGTACACCAACGCGTTCAAGAAGCTCGCCCCGGGTTCGGCACGGTACGGCGTCATGTGCACCCCGGACGGCATGATTTTCGACGACGGCGTGACCCTCCGCGTCGACGACGAGACCTACTTCATGACCACCACCACCGGCGGTGCCGCCAAGGTACTGGACTGGCTGGAGGAATGGCTGCAGACCGAGTGGCCGGAGCTGGACGTGCAGTGCACCTCCGTGACGGAACAGTGGAGCACCATCGCCGTCGTCGGGCCCAAATCCCGTGAGGTCATCGCCCGCGTGGCCCCTGAATTGGCTGCCAACGGCGGCCTGGACGCGGAAGCCTTCCCGTTCATGACCTTCCGCGAAACCACCCTCGCCTCCGGCGTGCGGGCCCGGATCTGCCGGATCTCGTTCTCCGGTGAACTCGCCTACGAGATCAACGTCCCCGCCTGGTACGGGCTGAACACGTGGGAATCCGTTGCTGCTGCCGGGGCGGAGTTCAACATCACCCCCTACGGCACCGAAACCATGCACGTGCTGCGCGCCGAGAAGGGCTACCCGATCGTCGGGCAGGACACCGACGGCACCGTCACTCCGCAGGATGCCGGCATGGAATGGATCGTCTCCAAGGCGAAGGACTTCATCGGCAAGCGTTCCTACACCCGGTCGGACGCCCAGCGTGAGGACCGCAAGCACCTGGTCAGCGTCCTCCCCGTGGATGGCACGCTGCGGCTGCCCGAAGGCACCCAGCTCGTGGAGAAGGGACGTTCGACCAACCCTGCCTACGGTCCCGTGCCGATGGAAGGGTTCGTCACCTCCAGCTACCACAGCGCAGCGCTGGGCCGGTCGTTCGGCCTGGCCCTGATCAAGAACGGACGCAACCGCATCGGCGAAACGCTGGTGGCAGCCGCCGGCGACCAGCTGGTGGACGTGGTTGTCGCAGAAACAGTGCTTTTTGACTCTGAAGGGACCCGTAAAGATGGCTGA
- a CDS encoding sarcosine oxidase subunit gamma: MAETAASPTSAKTNAEKNLAARVSPARQLAEEFAAGSLTGTVEISEVPFLTMVGLRALAGSAAAERLAGVTGGLPAGSGAVTGSGDVSVLWLGPAEFLVVAPTEAHESLGGDLIPALRDALGGDAGQVVDLSANRTTFELTGPRARAVLEKGCSLDLHPRVFKAGTAFSTEIANIPAILWKTGDESFRIFPRASFAEFLGRWLLDAMREYASPEVP, encoded by the coding sequence ATGGCTGAAACAGCAGCATCCCCGACCTCCGCCAAGACCAACGCCGAGAAGAACCTCGCCGCCCGCGTCAGCCCGGCGCGTCAGCTGGCGGAAGAATTCGCGGCTGGCTCCCTGACAGGAACCGTTGAAATCTCCGAGGTGCCCTTCCTGACCATGGTGGGCCTCCGGGCACTCGCAGGATCCGCCGCGGCGGAGCGCCTGGCCGGTGTGACCGGCGGCCTCCCCGCCGGCTCCGGTGCCGTAACCGGCAGCGGCGACGTGTCCGTCCTGTGGCTCGGCCCCGCCGAGTTCCTGGTGGTTGCACCCACCGAGGCGCACGAATCCCTGGGCGGGGACCTCATCCCCGCGCTCCGGGACGCGCTGGGCGGCGACGCGGGCCAGGTGGTGGACCTGTCCGCCAACCGGACCACGTTCGAACTGACGGGCCCCCGGGCCCGTGCCGTCCTGGAAAAGGGCTGCTCGCTGGACCTCCACCCGCGGGTCTTCAAGGCCGGGACCGCCTTCTCCACGGAAATCGCGAACATCCCCGCCATCCTGTGGAAGACCGGTGACGAGTCCTTCCGGATCTTCCCCCGCGCTTCGTTCGCCGAGTTCCTGGGCCGGTGGCTGCTGGACGCCATGCGGGAGTACGCCTCGCCAGAGGTCCCCTGA
- a CDS encoding L-serine ammonia-lyase, translating into MALSVLDLFSVGIGPSSSHTVGPMRAAKLFADGLKGDGQLAATARVQTELFGSLGATGRGHGSDKAVVLGLKGLDPETVDTFTADDQVAAAALDAELHIAGVHRVDFNWEEDVVLHRRKSLPAHPNGMTFRALDHTGAVLSERSFYSIGGGFVVDGDAEGADKVVPDDTVLPYPFSTADELLQICSREGMSISEVMLANELTWRSEAELREQLLWLWAVMRECVENGCNAEGILPGGLNVTRRAPALFRTLTASAASAEAAAASPSPVQAPADPLLAMEWVNLFALAVNEENAAGGRIVTAPTNGAAGIVPAVLHYYVKFVPGADDDGVVRFLLAAAAVGILFKLNASISGAEVGCQGEVGSACSMAAAGLCEVLGGTPAQVENAAEVGIEHNLGLTCDPVGGLVQIPCIERNAIASVKAINAARLALHGDGSHKVSLDKAIKTMRDTGADMKTKYKETSRGGLAVNVIEC; encoded by the coding sequence ATGGCGCTCAGCGTCCTTGACCTCTTTTCCGTTGGCATCGGGCCCTCGTCGTCACACACGGTGGGCCCGATGCGGGCGGCCAAGCTGTTCGCGGATGGACTGAAGGGTGACGGCCAGCTGGCTGCCACCGCCCGCGTCCAGACCGAACTGTTCGGGTCGCTCGGCGCCACCGGCCGCGGCCACGGCTCGGACAAGGCAGTGGTCCTGGGGCTGAAAGGCCTGGACCCGGAAACCGTGGACACCTTCACCGCCGACGACCAGGTGGCAGCCGCCGCGCTGGACGCCGAACTGCACATCGCCGGGGTGCACCGGGTGGACTTCAACTGGGAAGAGGACGTGGTGCTCCACCGGCGAAAGTCCCTTCCCGCGCACCCCAACGGCATGACCTTCCGGGCCCTGGACCACACGGGCGCCGTGCTGAGCGAGCGGAGCTTCTACTCGATCGGCGGCGGATTCGTGGTGGACGGCGACGCCGAGGGTGCGGACAAGGTGGTGCCGGATGACACCGTGCTGCCGTACCCGTTCTCCACGGCGGATGAACTGCTGCAGATCTGCAGCCGTGAAGGCATGTCCATCTCCGAGGTCATGCTGGCCAACGAACTGACCTGGCGCAGCGAAGCGGAGCTCCGCGAACAGCTGCTGTGGCTGTGGGCTGTCATGCGTGAATGCGTGGAGAACGGCTGCAACGCCGAAGGCATCCTGCCCGGAGGCCTGAACGTCACCCGGCGGGCCCCCGCCCTGTTCCGCACCCTGACGGCCTCGGCCGCCTCCGCCGAAGCCGCGGCAGCGTCGCCGTCGCCCGTCCAGGCACCCGCGGATCCGCTGCTGGCGATGGAATGGGTGAACCTCTTCGCGCTGGCCGTGAACGAGGAGAACGCGGCCGGCGGCCGGATCGTCACCGCCCCCACCAACGGGGCCGCGGGCATTGTGCCGGCAGTCCTGCACTACTACGTGAAGTTTGTTCCAGGGGCCGACGACGATGGTGTGGTCCGCTTCCTGCTGGCGGCGGCCGCCGTCGGAATCCTGTTCAAACTGAACGCTTCCATCTCCGGCGCCGAAGTGGGCTGCCAGGGGGAGGTGGGCTCCGCCTGCTCGATGGCCGCGGCCGGGCTCTGCGAGGTGCTCGGCGGAACGCCGGCACAGGTGGAAAACGCCGCCGAGGTGGGCATCGAGCACAACCTGGGCCTGACCTGCGACCCCGTGGGCGGCCTGGTGCAGATCCCGTGCATTGAGCGGAATGCGATCGCCAGCGTGAAGGCGATCAACGCGGCCCGGCTGGCCCTGCACGGGGACGGCAGCCACAAGGTCTCGCTGGACAAGGCGATCAAGACCATGCGCGATACCGGAGCCGACATGAAAACCAAGTACAAGGAAACCTCCCGAGGAGGCCTCGCCGTGAATGTGATCGAGTGCTGA
- a CDS encoding amylosucrase codes for MQGLVNEDEEARRHVLAVLAAESSRGLRPDPDFDRRFNGHFPTLRSLFHSLYGGRTDWLDQLAALVVQSARSWQERPAELKVLDAGREENPDWFQSNRMLGGVCYVDRYAESLEGVRKRIPYFRELGLTYLHLMPLFLAPEPHSDGGYAVSSYREVNPKLGTMEQLRSLAAELRDNGISLVVDFIFNHTSDEHEWARKAAAGDPEYSGYYWIFPDRTMPDAFEANVREIFPENHPGSFIRMDDGRWVWATFHTYQWDLNYSNPEVFRAMAAEMLFLANQGVDILRMDAVAFIWKQLGTPCENLPQAHTLLRAFNAVCRLAAPSLLFKSEAIVHPDEVALYIDRKECQLSYNPLQMALIWESLATRDVSLLAQALHRRHNIPAGTAWVNYVRSHDDIGWTFADEDAAELGINGFDHRRFLNSFYVNRFPGSFARGVPFQDNPKTGDCRISGTTASLCGMEVDPAEAVERILLAHSVPFSTGGVPLLYLGDEVGQVNDYAYASEPGHEEDSRWVHRPHFPAEQYARRLDPATPEGAVYAGLKRMIEVRTSTPGLAGTTLIDFGTNNRAVLGYQRPGATEGGPIILVLANFSDSAQTLPAETFSGFSPAAVDLLSEATLQLDDGVTLLPRQYLWLRVTPQ; via the coding sequence ATGCAGGGATTGGTCAACGAGGACGAAGAAGCCCGGCGGCATGTCCTGGCGGTGCTGGCGGCGGAGAGCAGCAGGGGGCTGCGCCCCGACCCTGATTTCGACCGCCGCTTCAATGGGCACTTTCCCACGCTCCGCAGCCTTTTCCATTCCCTTTACGGTGGCCGGACGGACTGGCTGGACCAGCTCGCTGCGCTGGTGGTGCAGAGCGCCCGGTCCTGGCAGGAACGGCCGGCGGAGCTGAAGGTCCTGGACGCCGGGCGGGAGGAAAACCCGGACTGGTTCCAGTCCAACCGGATGCTGGGCGGCGTCTGCTACGTGGACCGCTATGCCGAAAGCCTGGAAGGGGTCCGGAAGCGCATCCCTTACTTCAGGGAGCTTGGCCTCACGTACCTGCACCTCATGCCGCTCTTCCTGGCGCCGGAACCACACTCGGATGGCGGGTATGCGGTCTCCAGCTACCGTGAGGTGAACCCGAAGCTGGGCACCATGGAGCAGCTGCGCTCCCTGGCAGCGGAACTGAGGGACAACGGCATCAGCCTGGTGGTGGACTTCATCTTCAACCACACGTCGGACGAGCACGAGTGGGCCCGCAAGGCGGCCGCGGGCGATCCGGAATACAGCGGCTACTACTGGATCTTCCCGGACCGGACCATGCCGGACGCCTTCGAAGCGAACGTGCGCGAGATCTTCCCGGAAAACCACCCAGGATCCTTTATCCGGATGGATGATGGCCGCTGGGTCTGGGCCACGTTCCACACCTACCAATGGGACCTGAACTACTCCAACCCGGAGGTCTTCCGGGCCATGGCTGCCGAGATGCTGTTCCTCGCCAACCAGGGCGTGGACATCCTGCGGATGGATGCGGTGGCATTCATCTGGAAGCAGCTGGGCACCCCCTGCGAGAACCTCCCGCAGGCGCACACGCTGCTCCGGGCGTTCAACGCGGTGTGCCGGCTGGCGGCGCCGTCGCTGCTGTTCAAGTCCGAGGCGATCGTGCACCCGGACGAGGTGGCGCTCTACATCGACCGCAAGGAATGCCAGCTTTCCTACAACCCGCTGCAGATGGCGCTCATCTGGGAATCCCTGGCGACGCGGGATGTGTCGCTCCTTGCCCAGGCACTGCACCGGCGGCACAACATCCCGGCCGGCACCGCGTGGGTGAACTACGTCCGCAGCCATGACGACATCGGCTGGACCTTCGCGGACGAGGACGCGGCCGAACTGGGCATCAACGGCTTCGACCACCGGCGCTTCCTGAACTCCTTCTACGTCAACCGGTTTCCCGGCAGTTTTGCCCGCGGCGTCCCCTTCCAGGACAACCCCAAGACCGGCGACTGCAGGATTTCAGGCACGACGGCGTCCCTGTGCGGGATGGAGGTTGACCCGGCCGAGGCGGTGGAACGGATCCTCCTGGCCCATTCGGTGCCCTTCAGCACCGGCGGCGTCCCGCTGCTGTACCTGGGCGACGAGGTGGGGCAGGTCAACGACTACGCCTACGCCTCGGAACCTGGCCACGAGGAGGACAGCCGGTGGGTGCACCGGCCGCATTTCCCCGCGGAGCAGTACGCCCGCCGCCTGGACCCGGCCACACCGGAAGGCGCGGTGTACGCCGGGCTGAAGCGGATGATCGAGGTCCGGACCAGCACCCCCGGGCTGGCGGGGACCACGCTGATCGATTTCGGCACCAACAACCGCGCAGTGCTCGGCTACCAGCGGCCGGGCGCGACGGAGGGCGGCCCCATCATCCTGGTCCTGGCCAACTTCAGCGACTCAGCCCAGACCCTCCCGGCGGAAACGTTCAGCGGGTTCTCCCCTGCCGCCGTCGACCTTCTCTCCGAAGCAACCCTGCAGTTGGATGACGGCGTCACCCTCCTGCCCCGGCAGTACCTCTGGCTGCGCGTTACGCCGCAGTAA